A window of the Streptococcus sp. 116-D4 genome harbors these coding sequences:
- the comC gene encoding competence-stimulating peptide ComC, producing the protein MKNTVKLEKFVALQEKDLQNIKGGEMRKMNEKSFNIFSLFRRR; encoded by the coding sequence ATGAAAAACACGGTTAAATTGGAAAAGTTTGTAGCCTTGCAGGAAAAAGATTTGCAAAATATTAAAGGTGGGGAGATGAGGAAAATGAATGAAAAGTCCTTTAATATTTTTAGTTTATTTAGAAGAAGATAA
- the rlmH gene encoding 23S rRNA (pseudouridine(1915)-N(3))-methyltransferase RlmH, with the protein MKIKVVTVGKLKEKYLKDGIAEYVKRISRFAKLEMIELADEKTPDRASELENQKILEIEGQRILSKVGDRDFVIVLAIEGKTFSSEEFSKQLEEASIKGFSTLTFIIGGSLGLAQDVKKRANLSVSFGRLTLPHQLMRLVLVEQIYRAFTIQQGSPYHK; encoded by the coding sequence ATGAAAATTAAAGTTGTAACAGTTGGGAAACTGAAAGAAAAGTATTTAAAAGATGGTATTGCAGAGTATGTAAAACGAATTTCTCGATTTGCTAAGCTTGAAATGATTGAGCTAGCAGATGAAAAAACACCAGATAGGGCCAGTGAGTTAGAAAATCAAAAGATTTTAGAAATAGAAGGTCAGAGAATTTTATCAAAAGTTGGTGACCGTGATTTCGTTATTGTGTTAGCTATTGAAGGGAAAACTTTCTCCTCAGAAGAATTTAGTAAGCAGTTAGAAGAAGCTTCTATAAAAGGATTTTCTACTCTTACCTTTATTATTGGAGGGAGTCTGGGATTAGCACAGGATGTAAAAAAGAGAGCCAATCTCTCTGTTAGTTTTGGTCGTTTAACCTTGCCCCATCAGTTAATGAGACTAGTCCTTGTTGAACAAATCTATCGGGCTTTTACAATACAGCAGGGCTCGCCCTATCATAAATAG